The DNA segment ATTCGATAAACTGTATCTTAATATTTGTACACGTAATAAATTCGCGATGTCTTCTTCATCCTCTAACGACTCTTGGTACCAGGACGTTACAGCAACGCAAAACGGATCTGAACATTTTGAGAAGGCTGAGCTTCTTAACGGTCGGCTCGCCATGCTAGGACTGGTCATTGGGCTTTTCACGGAAGCGATCACTAGTCGCGGAATTG comes from the Synechococcus sp. M16CYN genome and includes:
- a CDS encoding chlorophyll a/b-binding protein, with product MSSSSSNDSWYQDVTATQNGSEHFEKAELLNGRLAMLGLVIGLFTEAITSRGIVDQIVFGIFGCN